A genome region from Corvus hawaiiensis isolate bCorHaw1 chromosome 4, bCorHaw1.pri.cur, whole genome shotgun sequence includes the following:
- the LOC125324480 gene encoding proline-rich receptor-like protein kinase PERK10: protein MRVAARGRDRASLPPELRPQPGPAARLPPCPAVRASRPPAWQRGTERRAASPCGGCFGAGGRQLRPTRRLSIRPSVHPSIHPSIHPSIHPPIHPSLRGRRLVCVCVTDSEARTARGQPLARSPPGHAGAPRLRQPLLHPPEPSPVGTTSAVSLLVLLLPPGGASFPDSGGNTLSRVCKAARSLESLGRFCHCTHKEHCRLKKTLLSFCIFPVLVHLCCRKPITQSKNIHTYL, encoded by the exons ATGCGCGTAGCGGCGCGGGGGCGGGATCGCGCCTCGCTCCCCCCAGAGCTGCGGCctcagcccggccccgccgcccgcctccctccctgccccgctgtcAGAGCCAGCCGCCCGCCCGCGTGGCAGCGGGGCACGGAGCGGCGTGCGGCGTCTCCCTGCGGTGGCTGCTTTGGTGCCGGGGGACGACAGCTGCGTCCCACGCGGCGTCTGTCCATTCgtccgtccgtccatccatccatccatccgtccatccatccatccatccatccacccatccatccatccctgcgtGGGCGGCGgctcgtgtgtgtgtgtgtgactgataGTGAGGCGCGCACAGCGCGGGGGCAGCCGCTCGCACGCAGCCCGCCGGGCCACGCCGGCGCGCCCCGGCTGCGGCAGCCACTTCTCCATCCCCCGGAGCCCTCCCCGGTGGGGACAACCTCAGCGGTCTCGCtgctcgtcctcctcctccctcctggcGG GGCAAGTTTTCCAGATTCAGGAGGGAATACTTTGTCACGTGTTTGTAAAGCAGCCAGGTCTCTAGAGTCTCTGGGCAGATTCTGTCACTGTACTCATAAGGAACA TTGcagattgaaaaaaaccctgttgtCATTCTGCATCTTTCCAGTCTTGGTGCACCTTTGCTGTAGGAAGCCCATTACTCAAAGTAAAAATATCCATACCTACCTCTAA